One genomic region from Argentina anserina chromosome 2, drPotAnse1.1, whole genome shotgun sequence encodes:
- the LOC126782095 gene encoding CO(2)-response secreted protease-like translates to MKAISNFLASAVLFLMIITASADETSNSSRVYIVYMGSAAPNSLTSATASLRTDHAHLLTLLTKRKANALVHIYRHGFSGFAARLSEKEALSMAQKPGVVSVFPDHLLKLHTTHSWDFLKYQLEIDSIPHSISENDDAAGNDIPPDSKGSDTIIGILDTGIWPESESFSDKGMGPIPSRWKGTCMKGPDFTSSSCNRKLIGARFYNSDEVIADNDSPRDFVGHGTHVSSTAAGSVVPGTSYYGLAAGAAKGGSPSSRIALYKVCTSEGCYASAILAAFDDAISDGVDVLSLSLGSSIYQPDLSSDPIAMGAFHAVEQGIIVISSAGNDGPDRGTVANFAPWLMTVAASTIDRNFRSDVILGGNKVIEGVGINFSSLQKVPVYPLIYAASAKTADADESNARNCDERSLDGKMIKGKIVICDTDVPFYTTDDQVEMVESLGAIGVVFTRDDRIGTIADTYGAFPATAISLKDAKDIFSYINSTRNPVATIIPTETVTKYRPAPIVAYFSSRGPSAATNNLLKPDIAAPGVNILAAWTGNDTAVTPAGKEAPKFNVLSGTSMACPHVSGIAASVKSQNPSWSPSAIRSAIMTTATQINNLKTQITTDSSSIATPYDYGAGEVTSTGPLHPGLVYETDTIDYLNYLCYYGFDTSKLTNLARTIPKGFSCPKDSKADYISNINYPSIAISKFNGKESRNISRMVTNVAGDGDIVFLAIVDAPKDLSVKVIPDKLHFSKHNQKLSYQVIFSSTIPLPKEDMFGSLTWSNGQYKVRSPFVVSI, encoded by the exons ATGAAAGCCATTTCAAATTTCTTGGCATCCGCGGTTCTCTTCCTTATGATTATTACAGCTAGTGCTGATGAGACGAGCAACAGTAGCCGAGTTTATATCGTGTACATGGGATCTGCAGCTCCAAACTCTTTAACCAGCGCCACAGCTTCCTTGAGGACAGACCATGCTCACCTCCTCACTCTTCTGACGAAAAG GAAAGCAAATGCGTTGGTGCACATATACAGACATGGCTTCTCAGGATTCGCAGCTCGGCTATCAGAGAAGGAGGCACTGTCCATGGCGCAAAAACCCGGAGTTGTATCTGTTTTTCCTGATCACTTGTTGAAACTACACACCACTCACTCCTGGGATTTCCTCAAGTATCAGTTAGAAATCGACTCAATTCCTCACAGTATATCCGAGAATGATGATGCTGCTGGTAATGACATACCACCGGACTCTAAAGGATCTGACACCATTATCGGTATTTTAGACACAG GTATTTGGCCGGAGTCGGAGAGTTTTAGTGACAAGGGTATGGGTCCGATACCATCTAGGTGGAAGGGAACGTGCATGAAGGGACCTGATTTTACTTCATCCAGCTGTAATAG GAAGCTGATAGGAGCAAGATTTTACAACTCCGATGAAGTAATAGCAGACAACGATTCACCAAGAGATTTTGTGGGGCATGGTACGCATGTTTCAAGCACAGCGGCAGGGAGTGTCGTACCGGGTACGTCCTACTATGGCTTAGCTGCTGGGGCGGCCAAAGGAGGCTCCCCTAGTTCAAGGATCGCGCTGTATAAAGTATGCACATCAGAGGGTTGCTATGCCTCGGCAATTTTGGCAGCATTTGATGATGCTATTAGTGATGGGGTGGATGTTCTATCTTTGTCCCTTGGTTCCTCAATTTATCAGCCAGATTTGAGCAGCGACCCCATTGCAATGGGAGCTTTCCATGCAGTGGAGCAGGGGATTATAGTCATCTCCTCGGCAGGAAATGATGGACCAGACCGTGGAACAGTTGCCAACTTTGCACCTTGGCTAATGACTGTTGCTGCCTCTACCATCGATCGGAACTTCAGGTCTGATGTCATCTTGGGGGGAAACAAAGTGATCGAG GGAGTAGGCATAAATTTTTCTAGTCTCCAGAAGGTTCCTGTGTACCCACTGATATATGCAGCATCAGCGAAGACAGCAGACGCTGATGAATCCAACGCAAG AAACTGCGACGAACGATCGTTGGACGGAAAAATGATCAAGGGAAAGATTGTTATCTGCGACACAGAtgttcctttttatactaccGATGACCAAGTCGAAATGGTGGAGAGTCTCGGCGCAATAGGTGTAGTGTTTACCAGGGATGATCGCATCGGGACAATAGCAGACACATATGGAGCATTTCCAGCAACCGCCATCAGTTTAAAGGATGCCAAAGACATCTTCTCCTACATCAACTCAACCAG AAACCCAGTTGCAACAATCATACCAACGGAGACCGTGACAAAGTATAGACCCGCGCCCATAGTTGCATATTTTTCATCTAGAGGCCCTTCAGCTGCCACAAATAACTTACTGAAG CCTGATATTGCAGCACCTGGTGTGAACATTCTTGCAGCTTGGACTGGCAATGACACAGCGGTTACTCCAGCCGGAAAAGAGGCCCCAAAATTCAACGTGCTCTCAGGGACTTCAATGGCATGCCCACATGTTTCTGGCATAGCAGCCTCTGTCAAATCTCAAAACCCCTCATGGAGTCCATCCGCCATCAGATCAGCCATCATGACAACAG CAACTCAAATAAACAATTTAAAAACCCAAATTACTACAGATTCAAGTTCTATAGCCACACCATATGACTATGGTGCAGGGGAAGTAACATCAACCGGACCGCTACATCCAGGGCTGGTATATGAAACCGACACCATTGACTACTTGAACTATCTCTGCTATTATGGGTTTGACACGTCCAAACTCACAAACCTTGCTAGAACTATTCCAAAAGGTTTTTCTTGCCCCAAGGACTCCAAGGCCGATTACATATCCAACATCAACTACCCATCAATAGCAATCTCAAAATTCAATGGAAAAGAAAGCAGAAATATAAGCAGGATGGTTACAAATGTTGCAGGAGATGGTGATATTGTTTTCTTAGCAATCGTGGATGCACCTAAAGATCTAAGTGTCAAAGTGATTCCTGATAAACTACATTTTTCTAAGCACAACCAAAAGCTTAGTtatcaagtgattttctcttcaACCATACCTCTTCCCAAGGAAGACATGTTTGGGTCACTTACATGGAGCAATGGACAATATAAAGTCCGAAGTCCATTCGTTGTAAGTATTTGA
- the LOC126782118 gene encoding SKP1-like protein 1B, with translation MSSGRKITLKSSDGESFEVDEAVALESQTIKHMIEDDCADNGIPLPNVTSKILAKVIEYCKKHVDAAPKSEDRSSSAGDDDLKNWDADFVKVDQATLFDLILAANYLNIKNLLDLTCQTVADMIKGKTPEEIRKTFNIKNDFTPEEEEEVRRENQWAFE, from the exons ATGTCGTCTGGTAGGAAGATAACCCTGAAAAGCTCCGACGGCGAGTCGTTCGAGGTGGACGAGGCGGTGGCTCTGGAATCGCAGACGATCAAGCACATGATCGAGGACGATTGCGCCGACAATGGAATCCCACTCCCCAACGTCACCAGCAAGATCTTGGCCAAGGTCATCGAGTACTGCAAGAAGCACGTCGACGCCGCCCCTAAGTCCGAAGACCGATCCTCCTCCGCCGGCGACGATGACCTCAAGAACTGGGACGCCGACTTCGTCAAGGTCGACCAGGCCACCCTCTTCGATCTCATCCTG GCTGCGAATTACTTGAACATCAAGAACCTGCTAGACCTTACTTGTCAGACGGTGGCGGACATGATCAAGGGGAAAACACCCGAGGAGATTCGCAAGACATTTAACATTAAGAATGACTTTACAccagaggaagaggaggaggttCGCAGGGAGAACCAATGGGCGTTTGAGTGA
- the LOC126782103 gene encoding uncharacterized protein LOC126782103 has translation MEAKSFAADKFKALTKSTQDFFDTLVNGPPKPPKTNPISRLKRLQREAFTDLMKLRDRQDKVEKIVSLYGTSRGKGGPFQETDILIRGEFDHLGALSFMHNNDECHEESEALTQAGILPGVKSRFSVETSVRENDTLVAEFVASEKHQMDLSDISECSLSLAKVAYTANVSNWLSAIAIPVGAQCRDVAVLTNPSHQGKGLTHFSSFGPPLLNERKGSAVGMMVKKSNVVASLAQFVSGQVGSSRVGRCFSTFGQVVCQLPARTKLSLLGLHQVPKLSSEQVSHVPSNFGLGDLVQNLSPERTVEAYTPPLGTSLQGTMSTGPTGSIALMMESEIDELTKIGGWIEMKQSNPKNIEWAVTVSDDSEDTFGWGLSLNGGLGVQGPQSWNHFQVESYLKLNLGKRLSVKPGITTHIVDGKPRMTALMLRSNWFL, from the exons ATGGAGGCCAAATCTTTCGCAGCTGACAAGTTCAAAGCTCTGACGAAATCGACCCAGGATTTCTTCGACACTCTCGTCAATGGACCTCCTAAACCTCCCAAGACTAATCCC ATTTCTAGATTGAAGCGGTTGCAACGAGAAGCGTTTACCGACTTGATGAAATTGAGGGATAGACAGGATAAAGTGGAGAAGATTGTGTCGTTGTATGGGACTTCCAGAGGGAAAGGGGGTCCATTCCAAGAGACCGATATCCTTATCAGGGGAGAGTTTGATCACTTGGGGGCGTTATCGTTCATGCATAATAATGATGAGTGTCACGAAGAATCTGAGGCTCTAACTCAAGCTGGAATATTACCCGGTGTTAAGTCGAGGTTCAGTGTTGAAACATCTGTTCGGGAAAATGATACACTTGTGGCGGAGTTTGTGGCCAGTGAAAAGCACCAGATGGATCTCTCTGATATTTCAGAATGCTCGCTTTCTCTAGCAAAAGTGGCGTATACAGCAAATGTCAGTAATTGGTTATCTGCTATTGCAATCCCAGTAGGAGCTCAATGTAGGGATGTTGCAGTTCTTACAAATCCTTCTCATCAG gGGAAGGGCCTTACTCATTTTTCATCATTTGGACCACCTCTTTTAAATGAGCGTAAGGGTAGTGCAGTTGGCATGATGGTGAAAAAATCAAATGTTGTGGCTTCATTGGCACAGTTTGTTTCTGGACAAGTAGGTTCGAGTAGAGTTGGGCGTTGCTTCAGCACCTTTGGGCAAGTTGTCTGTCAACTACCTGCAAGAACAAAGCTCTCACTGCTTGGTCTGCACCAAGTGCCTAAATTGTCCAGTGAACAAGTCAGTCATGTACCTTCTAACTTTGGATTAGGCGATTTGGTGCAGAATCTATCCCCTGAGAGAACAGTTGAAGCATATACTCCACCCCTGGGAACAAGCTTACAGGGAACCATGTCAACAGGACCTACTGGATCCATTGCTCTGATGATGGAGTCTGAAATTGATGAGCTCACAAAGATTGGAGGTTGGATTGAGATGAAGCAATCAAATCCGAAGAATATAGAATGGGCTGTCACCGTATCTGATGACTCCGAAGATACCTTTGGATGGGGACTCAGTTTAAATGGGGGACTGGGGGTCCAAGGTCCTCAAAGTTGGAACCATTTCCAGGTTGAATCCTACTTGAAACTTAACTTGGGTAAGAGACTGAGTGTAAAGCCAGGTATCACAACACATATAGTTGATGGCAAACCCAGAATGACTGCTCTCATGCTTCGGTCTAATTGGTTCCTCTGA
- the LOC126784332 gene encoding GDSL esterase/lipase EXL3-like has protein sequence MTPNILWLFLSLELILTSALAIVKLPKNARVPAVFMFGDSIVDTGNNNNLTTFLKSNFPPYGRDFLGGAPTGRFCNGKIPSDFVVEELGIKEYLPAYLNPRLQATDLLTGVNFASSGSGFDPLTSTVMHVMPLSEQLDMLKECIEKLNKYVGEEKANNIISNSLFMVETGSDDIVNTYYHTPTRFFQYDIHGYTDLLLSEASVFVQKLYELGARRIGILSLPPIGCIPSQRTLAGGTERTCAKKYNDAAELFNTKLSTMADSKTSNLPDARVVYMDTYNPFLHILQNIDKYGN, from the exons ATGACACCCAATATTCTATGGTTGTTTCTTTCCCTGGAGCTGATACTTACTAGTGCCCTAGCAATTGTTAAGCTACCGAAAAATGCCAGAGTTCCTGCTGTTTTTATGTTCGGAGATTCGATAGTCGACACGGGCAACAATAACAACCTAACAACTTTTCTGAAGAGCAATTTCCCTCCCTATGGACGAGACTTTCTTGGAGGAGCTCCAACCGGAAGATTTTGCAACGGCAAGATTCCGTCAGACTTCGTCG TGGAGGAACTGGGGATCAAAGAATACTTGCCAGCCTATCTTAATCCGCGTTTACAAGCGACCGACTTGCTCACCGGAGTAAACTTTGCTTCAAGTGGCTCAGGGTTTGATCCCTTGACATCTACAGTTATG CATGTTATGCCATTATCAGAACAGTTAGACATGTTGAAGGAATGCATTGAGAAGCTGAACAAGTACGTTGGAGAAGAGAAGGCGAACAACATCATAAGCAACAGCCTTTTCATGGTGGAAACAGGAAGTGATGACATTGTGAATACCTACTATCATACGCCTACACGTTTCTTTCAGTACGATATTCATGGCTACACTGATCTCCTTCTCTCCGAGGCTTCAGTGTTTGTGCAG AAATTATATGAATTGGGGGCACGGAGGATAGGGATCTTGAGTCTGCCACCAATTGGATGTATACCGTCACAGAGAACATTAGCAGGAGGTACAGAAAGAACCTGCGCCAAAAAGTACAACGACGCAGCTGAGCTATTCAACACCAAGCTATCAACCATGGCGGATTCTAAGACTAGTAACCTACCTGATGCCAGAGTCGTCTACATGGATACGTACAATCCTTTCCTTCACATCCTTCAAAACATAGACAAATATGGTAACTAG
- the LOC126782105 gene encoding GDSL esterase/lipase EXL3-like, translating into MDPARAIVVCILCCILMCNGSFGEGLDMKQIKVIKLPTNVSIPALIMFGDSIVDTGNNNNNFQTFARCNFFPYGRDFPGGVSTGRYSNGKVPADLLVEAFGIKELLPAYKDSSLEPNDLLTGVNLAAGGVGYDPLTSKLAAVELLSDQLEQFKGYIDRLKGIVGEKRTSFIISNSLIFVVLGSNDISNTYFGSPLRRLHFDVPSYTDFILNQASQFFKELYQLGARRIGILGVPPIGCVPSQRTVGGGIKRDCDENQNKAAELFNSKLSAETNHLRHTLPSSKFIYLDVYNPLLDIITNPTKYGFEVVNKGCCGTGLIEVTKLCNQYQRTCTDDSKYVFWDSYHPTERAYRIIVQRILTKYASSFF; encoded by the exons ATGGATCCAGCGCGAGCAATAGTAGTGTGCATTCTTTGTTGTATACTGATGTGCAATGGTAGCTTTGGGGAGGGTTTAGATATGAAGCAGATTAAGGTAATTAAGCTACCGACGAACGTAAGTATTCCGGCACTGATTATGTTTGGAGATTCAATTGTTGATACcggcaacaacaacaacaacttcCAAACATTTGCTCGCTGCAATTTTTTCCCCTATGGCAGAGACTTCCCAGGTGGAGTTTCAACCggacgatactcaaacggaaAGGTTCCTGCTGACCTTTTAG TGGAAGCATTTGGAATCAAGGAGCTACTGCCAGCCTATAAGGATTCATCCCTAGAGCCCAACGATCTCCTTACCGGTGTTAACTTAGCTGCTGGAGGTGTAGGTTATGACCCTTTAACATCAAAACTCGCA GCAGTTGAATTACTATCCGATCAGCTGGAACAGTTCAAAGGGTACATAGACAGACTGAAAGGAATTGTTGGAGAAAAGCGAACAAGCTTCATCATATCAAATAGTTTGATTTTTGTGGTACTAGGAAGCAATGACATTTCCAATACATATTTTGGTAGCCCTTTGAGGAGATTGCATTTTGATGTTCCTTCTTACACCGACTTCATTCTCAACCAGGCTTCCCAATTCTTCAAG GAATTGTATCAGTTGGGGGCACGAAGAATAGGAATTTTAGGTGTACCACCTATTGGGTGTGTGCCATCTCAAAGAACAGTAGGAGGAGGCATCAAAAGAGATTGCGACGAGAATCAAAACAAAGCAGCGGAGCTCTTCAACTCCAAATTATCTGCTGAGACGAATCACCTCAGACATACACTCCCCAGCTCAAAGTTCATCTACCTGGACGTCTACAACCCACTACTTGATATCATAACAAACCCTACTAAATACG GGTTTGAAGTTGTGAACAAAGGGTGTTGTGGTACTGGCTTGATCGAAGTAACAAAACTATGCAATCAATATCAGCGAACCTGTACGGACGACTCTAAGTATGTCTTTTGGGATAGTTACCATCCGACAGAAAGAGCATACAGGATCATTGTGCAGCGCATTCTAACCAAATATGCAAGCAGCTTCTTTTGA